Proteins encoded by one window of Ramlibacter tataouinensis:
- the sorT gene encoding SorT family sulfite dehydrogenase catalytic subunit, giving the protein MKPHSPDLARRGLLAGSATALASVGLARVAQAQTAAAPAKPLPGYVAWKNPDHLIMHTGNTLETKRSAFGTSVITPAERLYVRNNLPAPDVAIVANRDAWAVAIEGVRQPRTLSVAELKTLGIETVAAVLQCSGNGRGYFAGKPSGTKWQVGAAGCVIWSGVPLRNVVAALGGLADGARFITGTGGEQLPAGLDPKDVIVERSVPIKALDDALLAWEMNGEPVPHAHGGPLRLIVPGYSGVNNIKYVKRLAFTAAETDAKIQRTGYRMSPPGTKGDPSFPAVWEMDVKSWINGPAPEAGPVKAGWVQIHGVAMGGTRALRRIDVSVDGGQTWKEARFVGPDLGRFAWRQFVLPVKLEPGQYVLASRAQDTQFNWQVEATPENAGGFLNSGWRVHALPITVV; this is encoded by the coding sequence ATGAAGCCGCACTCCCCTGACCTGGCCCGCCGCGGCCTGCTGGCCGGCAGCGCAACCGCGCTGGCGAGCGTTGGCCTGGCCCGCGTGGCGCAGGCGCAGACCGCCGCCGCGCCGGCCAAGCCCCTGCCTGGCTACGTGGCATGGAAGAACCCCGATCACCTGATCATGCACACCGGCAACACGCTGGAGACGAAGCGCAGTGCCTTCGGCACCAGCGTGATCACGCCGGCCGAGCGGCTCTACGTGCGCAACAACCTGCCGGCGCCGGATGTGGCCATCGTCGCCAACCGCGACGCCTGGGCCGTCGCCATCGAAGGCGTGCGGCAGCCGCGCACGCTGAGCGTGGCGGAGCTCAAGACCCTGGGCATCGAGACGGTCGCCGCGGTGCTGCAGTGCTCCGGCAATGGCCGCGGCTATTTCGCCGGCAAGCCCAGCGGCACCAAGTGGCAGGTCGGCGCCGCCGGCTGCGTGATCTGGAGCGGCGTGCCGCTGCGCAACGTGGTCGCCGCGCTCGGCGGCCTGGCCGACGGCGCGCGTTTCATCACCGGGACCGGCGGCGAGCAGCTGCCCGCCGGCCTGGATCCGAAGGACGTGATCGTGGAGCGCTCGGTGCCGATCAAGGCGCTGGACGACGCGCTGCTGGCGTGGGAGATGAACGGCGAGCCGGTGCCGCATGCGCACGGCGGCCCGCTGCGCCTGATCGTCCCCGGCTACAGCGGCGTCAACAACATCAAGTACGTCAAGCGCCTGGCCTTCACCGCGGCGGAGACCGACGCGAAGATCCAGCGCACCGGCTACCGCATGTCGCCGCCCGGCACCAAGGGGGACCCGAGCTTCCCGGCCGTGTGGGAGATGGACGTCAAGTCCTGGATCAACGGGCCGGCGCCCGAAGCCGGGCCGGTGAAAGCCGGCTGGGTGCAGATCCACGGCGTGGCGATGGGCGGCACCCGCGCCCTGCGCCGCATCGACGTGTCGGTGGACGGCGGCCAGACCTGGAAGGAGGCCCGCTTCGTCGGCCCCGACCTGGGCCGCTTCGCCTGGCGCCAGTTCGTGCTGCCGGTCAAGCTGGAGCCGGGTCAGTATGTGCTCGCCTCGCGGGCGCAGGACACCCAGTTCAACTGGCAAGTCGAGGCGACGCCGGAGAATGCCGGCGGCTTCCTGAACAGCGGCTGGCGGGTGCACGCGCTGCCGATCACGGTGGTCTGA
- the sorU gene encoding SorU family sulfite dehydrogenase c-type cytochrome subunit has translation MAGSFWKAAPLALLASLACSVQAEDEGRILFTKVTPSCALCHTLKDAGAEGAVGPSLDELKPDRARVVQALKTGIGQMPAFTHLTQAEIEALARYVERATK, from the coding sequence ATGGCGGGATCTTTCTGGAAGGCGGCGCCGCTGGCGCTGCTGGCCTCGCTCGCCTGCTCCGTGCAGGCCGAGGACGAGGGACGCATCCTGTTCACGAAGGTCACGCCGTCTTGCGCGCTGTGCCACACGCTCAAGGACGCAGGCGCCGAAGGCGCCGTGGGCCCTTCACTCGACGAACTGAAGCCGGACCGCGCCCGCGTGGTGCAGGCGCTGAAGACCGGCATCGGCCAGATGCCGGCGTTCACCCACCTGACGCAGGCGGAGATCGAGGCATTGGCCCGCTATGTGGAGCGGGCAACGAAGTAA
- a CDS encoding VOC family protein produces the protein MYAYIPASDLARARRFYEGRLGLRPKEETNGGVVYEFANGTACFLYPTPNAGTSRASQAFWSVEDVDGLIRALKAKGVAFEDYDMPGEKSADGAITAGGAKAAWFKDSEGNIMALIEEAPR, from the coding sequence ATGTACGCGTACATCCCCGCATCGGACCTGGCAAGGGCGCGCCGGTTCTACGAGGGCAGGCTGGGCCTGCGACCCAAGGAGGAAACCAACGGCGGCGTCGTGTACGAGTTCGCGAACGGCACTGCCTGCTTCCTTTACCCGACCCCCAACGCAGGCACCTCCAGAGCCAGCCAGGCCTTCTGGTCCGTCGAGGACGTCGACGGATTGATCCGCGCATTGAAGGCGAAGGGCGTGGCGTTCGAGGACTACGACATGCCCGGTGAGAAAAGCGCAGACGGCGCCATCACGGCCGGCGGGGCGAAGGCGGCCTGGTTCAAGGACAGCGAGGGCAACATCATGGCCTTGATCGAGGAAGCGCCACGGTAG
- a CDS encoding rhodanese-like domain-containing protein, whose product MKPWDGAVLAAVLGAALTSSGAAAQPAGSTPGTLRVLVNPGDSSEQSRFALYSAWRAAVEQALRKQQVAGIDIVLSSDATADLGATRAGIHDVFVGPAHVVGSAVRYGYQPVLGLDKPVQAVLVVPKDSPVNNLAQAQGKRLGLPLQDSVVTYLIRGEVNAANTTIKRHFASIYDTRYQDALLPCLQVRRCDVVGVEKAVFDRWVTAGEPIKAIMESKPVPGLSLAIKEGARPGAEALQVALAEAPQFAALLRGESTKAVAHKSEDYKYVATLGYFTPRALPGATVVDAKAVAQLMQDGATYVDTRTEAEFKASHVPGAVLVPYVEKSAKDADFDAKLDKFEVAKLGPNKNAQLVFACNGPECWKSFKAAHAAIKSGYTKVYWFRGGLPEWRSSGMKYDAAAAQ is encoded by the coding sequence TTGAAGCCATGGGATGGAGCCGTCCTCGCCGCCGTGCTGGGCGCGGCACTCACCTCGTCTGGAGCCGCGGCGCAGCCCGCCGGCAGCACGCCCGGCACCTTGCGGGTACTGGTCAACCCGGGTGACAGCAGCGAGCAGTCGCGCTTTGCGCTGTACAGCGCCTGGCGCGCCGCGGTGGAGCAGGCCTTGCGCAAGCAGCAGGTCGCCGGCATCGACATCGTGCTGTCCAGCGATGCCACGGCGGACCTCGGCGCCACCCGCGCCGGCATTCACGACGTCTTTGTCGGCCCGGCCCACGTGGTCGGCAGCGCCGTGCGCTATGGCTACCAGCCGGTGCTGGGCCTGGACAAGCCGGTGCAGGCGGTGCTGGTCGTACCCAAGGACAGCCCGGTCAACAACCTGGCGCAGGCCCAGGGCAAGCGCCTCGGGCTGCCGCTGCAGGACAGCGTGGTGACCTACCTGATCCGCGGCGAGGTGAACGCCGCCAACACCACCATCAAGCGCCATTTCGCCTCGATCTACGACACGCGCTATCAGGACGCCCTGCTGCCCTGCCTGCAGGTGCGCCGCTGCGACGTGGTGGGCGTGGAGAAGGCGGTGTTCGACCGCTGGGTGACGGCCGGCGAGCCGATCAAGGCCATCATGGAGTCGAAGCCGGTGCCGGGCCTGAGCCTCGCGATCAAGGAGGGCGCCAGGCCGGGTGCCGAGGCGCTGCAGGTCGCGCTGGCCGAGGCCCCCCAGTTCGCCGCGCTGCTGCGCGGTGAGAGCACCAAGGCGGTGGCGCACAAGTCGGAGGACTACAAGTACGTGGCGACGCTGGGCTACTTCACGCCCCGGGCGCTGCCTGGTGCGACCGTGGTCGACGCCAAGGCCGTGGCGCAGCTGATGCAGGACGGCGCCACCTACGTCGACACCCGCACCGAGGCCGAATTCAAGGCCAGCCACGTGCCCGGCGCCGTGCTGGTGCCTTATGTCGAGAAGAGCGCGAAGGACGCCGACTTCGATGCGAAGCTGGACAAGTTCGAGGTGGCGAAGCTGGGGCCCAACAAGAACGCGCAGCTGGTATTTGCCTGCAACGGCCCCGAGTGCTGGAAGAGTTTCAAGGCCGCACACGCCGCGATCAAGTCCGGCTACACCAAGGTGTACTGGTTCCGCGGCGGCCTCCCCGAGTGGCGCAGCTCCGGTATGAAGTACGATGCCGCCGCCGCGCAATGA
- a CDS encoding pyridoxamine 5'-phosphate oxidase family protein → MDESLRQKILALLDGHRIMTVATLRPDGWPQATTVGYVSEGNTLWFLCGRESQKADNLARDNRVSITIDHDTPDLLAITGLSMAARAHRVTDRAEAEKVLRMLPLKYPDAPPQTASMKMPGPDEVAIFRVEPEVISVLDYTKGFAHTDLVTC, encoded by the coding sequence ATGGATGAATCACTCAGGCAGAAGATCCTGGCCTTGCTCGACGGGCACCGGATCATGACGGTGGCGACGCTGCGCCCGGATGGCTGGCCGCAGGCGACCACGGTGGGCTACGTGAGCGAAGGAAACACGCTCTGGTTCCTCTGTGGCCGCGAGAGCCAGAAGGCGGACAACCTGGCGCGCGACAACCGGGTGTCCATCACCATCGACCACGACACGCCGGACCTGCTGGCGATCACCGGGCTGTCGATGGCCGCGCGGGCCCACCGCGTGACCGATCGCGCCGAGGCCGAGAAGGTGCTGCGGATGCTGCCGCTCAAGTACCCCGATGCGCCGCCGCAAACCGCGAGCATGAAGATGCCGGGGCCGGACGAAGTCGCCATCTTTCGTGTCGAACCCGAGGTCATCTCCGTGCTGGACTACACGAAGGGCTTCGCCCACACGGACCTGGTGACCTGCTGA
- a CDS encoding cupin domain-containing protein, giving the protein MSQQQEVHMPDSEPLETSVISVGTLSIRYLRDGTAKQEMGSFELTVPAGSNVPPPHSHAANDEFIYVLEGQLHYRVGAEERDLGPGDWMFTPRGTVHAFSNPHAAPARALVTNTPDIGAQYFRDVAAVVNAAGPPDKARLLEVMSRYGLKPGL; this is encoded by the coding sequence ATGAGCCAACAGCAGGAGGTTCACATGCCGGATTCCGAGCCGCTCGAGACCAGCGTGATTTCCGTCGGTACGCTCTCGATCCGCTACCTGCGGGACGGAACGGCAAAGCAGGAGATGGGCAGCTTCGAGCTGACGGTTCCCGCGGGCTCGAATGTTCCGCCTCCGCACAGCCATGCGGCCAACGACGAGTTCATCTACGTTCTCGAAGGCCAGCTTCACTACCGTGTGGGAGCCGAGGAACGCGACCTCGGCCCAGGCGACTGGATGTTCACGCCGCGCGGCACGGTGCACGCGTTCAGCAACCCCCATGCCGCCCCGGCGCGGGCGCTCGTCACCAACACGCCGGATATCGGCGCGCAGTACTTCCGGGACGTGGCTGCCGTGGTGAACGCGGCAGGGCCGCCGGACAAGGCCAGGCTGCTCGAGGTGATGAGTCGCTACGGGCTCAAGCCCGGCCTCTGA
- a CDS encoding serine hydrolase domain-containing protein, producing the protein MRGVPTAGYALVLAWFAGCTGLAHAQQTRINGHLAAPDERLLTEAYFPEGFHLAPPQAPKPLARREATAAEAAFIEKARITFDSTSLKAIALIEGGELVWLASKEPVTPQTRLSGYSLGKTLTSMTAGVALCEGRLARSTKVEELVPELKGTGYEGVNVEHLLTMSSGIRDGSYHAAGTPQARKKIMQIYAQKAQWRDMLPLVNQRTTGVFGKVVAPGETFEYKEIDVLVLGLMIQAAVQQPLSEYMAGTVLKEAGVASPVALRQDRSGTTYAPTVARMTMEDWVRFAIWVRQLEAGTGCMADYVKAATQTRISNHSPATARVHRGYGYLVWTDTPRHHDSYWAWGFGGQRIAWNHANTRTMVVFSSLENNTDEVLALYREWAGLR; encoded by the coding sequence ATGCGAGGGGTTCCCACAGCGGGGTACGCGCTGGTCCTGGCATGGTTTGCGGGGTGCACGGGTCTCGCCCACGCACAGCAGACACGGATCAACGGCCACCTGGCCGCGCCCGACGAGCGACTACTCACCGAGGCTTACTTTCCCGAAGGCTTCCACCTCGCGCCGCCACAGGCGCCCAAGCCGCTCGCCAGGCGCGAAGCCACTGCCGCCGAAGCCGCCTTCATCGAGAAGGCCAGAATCACCTTCGACAGCACCAGCCTCAAGGCCATTGCGCTGATCGAAGGTGGCGAGCTCGTCTGGCTGGCCAGCAAGGAACCGGTCACGCCGCAGACCCGTCTTTCCGGCTACAGCCTCGGCAAGACGCTCACGTCGATGACGGCGGGTGTCGCCCTGTGTGAAGGAAGACTGGCACGCAGCACGAAGGTCGAAGAGCTGGTTCCCGAGCTGAAGGGCACCGGGTACGAGGGCGTGAACGTCGAGCACCTGCTCACCATGAGCAGCGGCATCAGGGACGGGAGTTACCACGCGGCCGGCACGCCGCAGGCACGCAAGAAGATCATGCAGATCTACGCGCAGAAGGCACAGTGGCGCGACATGCTGCCGCTGGTGAACCAGCGCACAACCGGCGTGTTCGGCAAGGTCGTCGCGCCGGGCGAAACCTTCGAGTACAAGGAGATCGACGTGCTGGTGCTGGGTCTCATGATCCAGGCGGCAGTGCAGCAGCCCCTCTCCGAGTACATGGCAGGCACCGTCCTCAAGGAAGCCGGCGTCGCCTCCCCGGTCGCCTTGCGGCAGGACCGCAGCGGCACCACCTATGCGCCCACGGTGGCCCGGATGACAATGGAGGATTGGGTGCGTTTCGCCATCTGGGTGCGCCAGCTGGAGGCGGGGACCGGCTGCATGGCCGACTATGTGAAAGCTGCGACGCAGACCCGGATCAGCAATCATTCCCCAGCGACCGCCAGGGTCCACCGCGGCTACGGCTACCTGGTCTGGACCGACACCCCCCGCCACCACGACAGCTACTGGGCTTGGGGCTTCGGCGGCCAACGTATCGCGTGGAACCACGCGAACACGCGCACCATGGTGGTGTTCAGCAGCCTGGAGAACAACACCGACGAGGTCCTGGCGCTGTATCGCGAGTGGGCGGGCTTGCGCTAG